From the Ctenopharyngodon idella isolate HZGC_01 chromosome 3, HZGC01, whole genome shotgun sequence genome, one window contains:
- the tlk2 gene encoding serine/threonine-protein kinase tousled-like 2 — protein MMEELHSLDPRRQELLEARFTGVGVAKGSGHNESSNQSLCSVGSLSDKELETPEKKSNDQRTRKRKGDPFDNQGKGGGRGHKISDYFEFAGGSGTGTSPARGIPPVARSSPQHSLSNPPAAVQQGSPSSISSVTTDHSHSACSHKPTSTQTQHRATQSELTMEKLAALESSKSSDLEKKEGRIDDLLRVNCDLRRQIDEQQKMLERCKERLNKCVTMSKKLLIEKSKQEKIACREKSMQDRLRLGHFTTVRHGASFTEQWTDGYAFQNLVKQQERVNGQREDIERQRKLLMKKKPPNASQTPPPNLEPNKRKSKSNGAENEMLSLAEYHEQEEIFKLRLGHLKKEEAEIQVELERLERVRNLHIRELKRIHNEDNSQFKDHPTLNDRYLLLHLLGRGGFSEVYKAFDLTEQRYVAVKIHQLNKNWRDEKKENYHKHACREYRIHKELDHPRIVKLYDYFSLDTDSFCTVLEYCEGNDLDFYLKQHKLMSEKEARSIIMQVVNALKYLNEIRPPIIHYDLKPGNILLVNGTACGEIKITDFGLSKIMDDDNYGVDGMELTSQGAGTYWYLPPECFVVGKEPPKISNKVDVWSVGVIFYQCLYGKKPFGHNQSQQDILQENTILKATEVQFPPKPGVSPEAKAFIRRCLVYRKEDRIDVHQLASDPYLLPHIRKSVAATGNNSMAVASTSSSSNSSASN, from the exons ATGATGGAGGAATTGCACAGCTTGGATCCTCGCAGGCAGGAGCTGCTGGAGGCCCGTTTCACAGGAGTCGGAGTTGCCAAG GGTTCTGGACACAACGAGTCATCTAACCAGAGCTTGTGTAGCGTGGGCTCCCTCAGTGACAAAGAGCTGGAG ACCCCAGAGAAGAAATCTAATGACCAGAGAACGCGTAAAAGGAAAGGAGACCCTTTTGACAACCAGG GCAAAGGAGGAGGGAGAGGGCACAAAATTAGTGATTATTTTGAG TTTGCAGGGGGTAGTGGTACTGGAACCAGTCCAGCGCGTGGCATTCCTCCAGTGGCGCGGTCCTCTCCTCAGCACTCTCTCTCCAACCCTCCTGCTGCC GTGCAGCAAGGAAGCCCCTCCTCCATCAGCTCAGTAACCACAGACCACTCCCACTCCGCCTGTTCCCACAAGCCAACCTCTACACAAACTCAGCACCGAGCCACACAG TCTGAGTTGACAATGGAGAAGTTAGCGGCGCTGGAAAGCAGTAAGAGTTCAGATCTGGAGAAGAAAGAGGGACGTATTGACGACCTGCTCAGG GTGAACTGTGACCTGCGCAGACAAATCGATGAGCAACAAAAGATGCTGGAACGATGTAAAGAACGACTCAATAAATGTGTGACCATGAGTAAGAAACTGCTTATCGAAAAG TCCAAACAGGAGAAAATTGCATGCAGAGAAAAGAGCATGCAGGACCGGCTACGTCTGGGCCATTTCACCACCGTACGGCATGGAGCCTCATTTACTGAGCAGTGGACAGATGGCTACGCCTTTCAGAATCTAGTCAA ACAACAGGAGAGAGTCAATGGGCAGAGAGAGGACATAGAGAGGCAGAGGAAACTGCTGATGAAGAAGAAACCGCCCAACGCCAGTCAGACTCCTCCCCCCAACCTAGAACCCAACAAACGCAAGAGCAAGAGCAATGGTGCAGAGAACGAGAT GTTATCTTTAGCAGAATACCATGAGCAAGAAGAAATTTTTAAACTGAGACTCGGACACCTGAAGAAG GAGGAAGCCGAGATTCAAGTGGAGCTGGAGCGATTGGAGCGCGTGCGTAATCTTCACATCCGAGAGCTCAAGAGAATCCACAATGAAGATAACTCCCA GTTTAAAGATCATCCCACGTTAAATGACCGTTACCTGCTCTTGCATCTGTTGGGCCGAGGAGGCTTCAGTGAGGTCTACAAG GCCTTTGATTTGACTGAGCAGAGGTACGTGGCTGTGAAGATTCATCAGCTTAATAAGAACTGGAGAGATGAGAAGAAAGAGAACTATCACAA GCATGCCTGTCGAGAATATAGGATCCATAAGGAACTGGACCATCCAAGAATAGTCAAACTGTATGACTACTTCTCCCTGGATACCGACTC ATTCTGCACTGTTCTAGAGTACTGTGAGGGGAACGATTTGGATTTCTACCTGAAGCAGCACAAGCTAATGTCAGAGAAAGAGGCCCGATCCATCATAATGCAGGTCGTCAATGCCCTCAAGTACCTAAATGAAATCCGCCCGCCAATCATCCATTACGACCTCAAACCAG GTAACATCCTGCTGGTGAATGGCACAGCATGTGGAGAGATAAAAATCACAGACTTCGGGCTGTCCAAGATCATGGACGATGACAACTACGGGGTGGACGGCATGGAGCTGACGTCACAGGGGGCGGGGACATACTG GTATCTTCCCCCAGAATGCTTTGTGGTTGGAAAAGAGCCACCTAAGATCTCTAACAAAGTGGATGTTTGGTCCGTTGGAGTCATCTTTTACCAGTGCCTCTATGGGAAGAAG CCGTTCGGTCATAATCAATCCCAGCAGGACATCCTCCAGGAGAACACTATTCTCAAAGCCACAGAGGTGCAGTTTCCTCCCAAACCAGGAGTCTCACCTGAAGCTAAG GCCTTCATTCGCAGATGTTTGGTGTACCGTAAGGAGGATCGTATTGACGTTCACCAGCTGGCCAGTGACCCCTACCTCCTCCCACACATACGCAAGTCAGTGGCCGCCACCGGTAACAACAGCATGGCCGTCGCCTCAACCTCCAGCTCCTCTAACAGCAGCGCCTCAAATTGA